The following proteins are encoded in a genomic region of Tigriopus californicus strain San Diego chromosome 6, Tcal_SD_v2.1, whole genome shotgun sequence:
- the LOC131881914 gene encoding uncharacterized protein LOC131881914 has product MLSTVDSKSQDLVVFLKARLFWSSIFFNMRLLAIILLPSVLAMKEDGMDWGPQYSSMSDVDWAKRGYDNWISPAYGYASMADSDWGWKKRGDPDQEPAHFGPIAQASTGPLRSFPSYAYRPFRPAVRRSPLTQDRLYGYHSMADLDWGWKKRSVNKRHIGSIGRSSNKMGGRLRRYA; this is encoded by the exons ATGCTTTCTACCGTTGACTCTAAATCACAAGACTTGGTTGTCTTCCTCAAGGCTAGGTTGTTTTGGAGCTCCATCTTCTTCAATATGAGACTTTTAGCTATCATTTTACTGCCATCGGTTCTGGCAATGAAG GAGGACGGAATGGACTGGGGGCCACAATACTCCTCTATGTCCGATGTCGATTGGGCCAAAAGAGGCTATGACAACTGGATTTCACCTGCATATGGGTATGCCTCTATGGCTGATTCGGATTGGGGATGGAAGAAGCGCGGCGACCCGGATCAAGAACCAGCCCATTTTGGACCGATTGCTCAAGCATCCACGGGACCTCTAAGATCGTTCCCTTCCTATGCATATCGGCCATTCAGGCCTGCAGTCCGAAGGAGTCCCCTTACTCAGGACCGGTTGTATGGTTATCATTCCATGGCTGATTTGGATTGGGGTTGGAAAAAGCGATCCGTCAACAAACGTCACATTGGCAGCATTGGACGATCCAGCAATAAAATGGGCGGCCGACTGCGCCGTTATGCTTAA
- the LOC131881906 gene encoding uncharacterized protein LOC131881906: protein MSQVFILSIVAFVLVNGYNNDNRPHRHPYRFERPLSYTQLKRRLGVPLAMAKEQPRSRPSPTILDDEDFPTDFAVLPKYSALSSRKDKEPSSLHGVTKVTRRKFRKQQRPHTTRAQKHPNHQEKNDYYEYYYEGDELEGDGVESEDVVGGARVEESSSHQYDQTRKSQNTYKGDINNRPAISASQLLPKKGSLLKTSPSEVHYASKQGALVATERADDYYYDDDYYYDDVVNDDKSRQGYGGGGYESSGSSGGNSLNPLALLVAPLAGIALLSAAAAVALNPVLVQISLTKRKKRSLGLNGTTLAPEFEEKFAELEILEDYLVHVPESTSYQQKLLASYLTCSGYTLENNFCMDRVVCEYGSAASGLAQKERRVIAIILYNIMSNEEIDMDYKERLKTAAQKGREEDKPCQISYPCLQLDVLNGVSDKIN, encoded by the exons ATGTCCCAAGTATTCATCCTCAGCATCGTTGCATTTGTGCTGGTCAACGGGTATAACAATGATAATCGCCCGCATCGCCATCCTTATCGATTTGAGCGACCTCTCAGCTACACGCAACTGAAGCGACGTTTGGGTGTCCCTTTAGCTATGGCCAAAGAACAGCCTCGATCCAGACCCTCTCCAACCATTTTGGACGACGAGGATTTCCCGACGGATTTTGCCGTCCTGCCCAAATACAGTGCTTTGTCCAGTAGAAAAGACAAGGAACCCAGTTCATTGCATGGGGTTACAAAAGTGACCCGAAGGAAATTCCGGAAGCAACAACGACCACACACTACCCGTGCTCAAAAGCATCCGaatcatcaagaaaaaaacgacTACTATGAGTACTACTATGAAGGTGATGAACTGGAGGGCGATGGGGTTGAGAGTGAAGATGTCGTAGGCGGTGCTCGCGTCGAAGAGAGCTCCTCCCACCAATATGACCAAACgaggaaaagtcaaaataCCTATAAAGGAGACATCAACAATCGGCCGGCGATTTCCGCTTCCCAGTTGCTCCCAAAGAAAGGATCCCTCCTGAAAACGAGCCCTTCAGAAGTGCATTATGCCAGTAAACAGGGAGCACTCGTGGCCACCGAAAGAGCGGACGATTATTACTACGACgatgattattattatgatgatGTGGTAAATGATGACAAGAGTCGACAAGGCTATGGTGGCGGAGGCTACG AGAGCTCTGGATCGTCTGGCGGAAACTCGTTGAACCCGTTGGCCTTATTGGTGGCACCCTTGGCCGGAATCGCTTTGTTGTCGGCGGCGGCTGCCGTAGCGTTAAATCCGGTCCTGGTTCAGATCTCTTTGACCAAGCGGAAAAAGCGTTCCTTGGGTTTGAACGGCACCACATTGGCTCCTGAGTTTGAGGAGAAGTTCGCAGAACTTGAG ATCCTCGAAGATTACTTGGTTCATGTGCCGGAAAGCACTTCGTATCAGCAAAAGTTATTGGCCTCTTACCTGACATGTTCCGGCTACACTTTGGAGAACAACTTCTGCATGGATCGAGTTGTTTGCGAGTACGGTTCAGCCGCATCGGGATTGGCTCAGAAAGAACGAAGGGTCATTGCCAT CATTCTGTACAATATCATGTCAAATGAGGAGATCGATATGGATTACAAGGAGCGCTTGAAAACTGCCGCACAAAAGGGCCGCGAAGAAGACAAACCATGCCAAATCTCGTATCCTTGTCTACAATTGGACGTTCTCAACGGCGTTTCAGACAAAATTAACTAA
- the LOC131881900 gene encoding kinesin-like protein Klp98A: MASVKVAVRVRPFNRREKDLESQCVVRMRGNEVVLDQSNSSLSTSTPRGAHQFQHAFTFDFAYWSHNTTVDEFATQSKVYQDLGTDVVENAFGGYNVCVFAYGQTGSGKTYTMMGSEEEDRGLIPRICKALFDKMNASTAQQSGSTFRTEVSYLEIYNERVKDLLQRDPSHSLRIREHPTTGPYVQNLSRHLVVNYNDILNLMEKGNSIRTTAQTNMNDTSSRSHAIFTITFVNAGFSEGIPHETVSKIHLVDLAGSERADSTGATGQRLKEGAHINKSLVTLGSVISALAEATPGKNRSSTKHIPYRDSVLTWLLKDSLGGNSKTIMIATISPAEVNASETLSTLRYANRAKNIINKPTVNEDPNVKLIRDLRDEIDRLRRGMSLDPETLAVVQKELAAKEAQERTLTEEWTEKWKEAAIILKEQKALALKRTGLGVMLDSDQPHLVGIDEDVLSTGITLYHLKEGETFIGTSLTNPDIALKGACLEDNHCRIVLKNGVATLIPFEDALCMVNASLITSPVKLSQGCVVVLGKTNMFRYNDPKEAASMRKNNDFLNKQGEDLMNRSLLSQSLSDLRNTNRALTTVDGKHHLSEGNIKEIDYKQSVLELISETGVETFPQTSSNEIPDNEIMSAKSNFEFEPKESSSRDQEKLSPSFGANSTGDEVDELYKLICHQKEVIMTCLESDQCDIQNLNDEIVKLKNMQEEYTKLEVSSMKKLWRSVHFTGNRFSDDLFDSFDEKFDALVEQEVDRRLFQDRVLKSTESIARDKELERIKRDQQMLDLQRHHEKEIYLLRKRLHEFQQVNSESPPVTSSQTRLPANISIVQYQLKNGSHVEYKVVIWTPEETWTLERRFRMFRDLHVAMCHKYNALVQGLGFPSRRLFGNTSETVAAERQHQLESYLNALIQKCALQRECPLYNCFSGYRVAFVKFSPFFQPP, from the exons ATGGCATCGGTAAAGGTGGCGGTCCGGGTGCGACCCTTCAACCGCAG GGAAAAGGATTTGGAATCGCAATGTGTGGTCCGGATGCGCGGCAATGAAGTGGTGCTGGACCAATCCAATAGTTCGCTTTCAACGTCAACTCCTCGCGGGGCTCATCAGTTCCAACATGCTTTCACTTTTGACTTTGCCTATTGGTCGCACAATACCACGGTGGACGAATTTGCCACCCAATCCAAAGTGTATCAGGATTTGGGGACCGATGTGGTGGAAAATGCTTTCGGGGGTTATAACGTTTGTGTCTTTGCCTACGGTCAAACTGGGAGTGGAAAGACATACACCATGATGGGATCCGAAGAAGAGGACCGAGGTCTCATTCCGCGGATTTGCAAGGCCCTCTTCGATAAAATGAATGCCTCCACCGCTCAACAATCGGGCTCAACTTTCCGCACTGAAGTTAGCTACTTGGAGATATACAATGAGAGAGTCAAGGATTTACTGCAACGGGATCCGAGTCATTCGCTACGCATTCGAGAACATCCAACTACGGGCCCGTATGTTCAAAACCTATCGAGACATTTGGTTGTCAATTATAATGacattttgaacttgatggaaaaaggaaaCAGCATCAGGACTACG GCGCAGACAAATATGAATGATACCTCGAGTCGAAGCCATGCCATATTCACCATCACTTTTGTGAACGCCGGATTCTCGGAGGGAATTCCTCACGAGACTGTGAGTAAGATTCATCTAGTTGATTTGGCCGGAAGTGAACGCGCCGATTCTACGGGTGCCACGGGTCAACGACTCAAAGAAGGGGCCCATATCAACAAATCCTTGGTGACTCTTGGCTCGGTGATATCTGCACTGGCTGAAGCAACACCTGGAAAGAATCGGTCTTCCACAAAGCACATTCCATACCGTGATTCTGTACTCACATGGTTATTGAAGGACTCATTGGGCGGAAACTCCAAGACCATTATGATTGCCACAATTAGCCCCGCCGAGGTGAATGCCTCCGAGACGCTCTCGACACTCAGATATGCCAATCGAGCTAAAAACATTATCAACAAGCCCACAGTCAATGAGGATCCTAATGTGAAACTGATTCGAGACTTACGAGACGAAATCGATCGTCTCCGACGAGGCATGTCATTAGACCCAGAGACCTTAGCCGTGGTCCAAAAAGAGCTGGCCGCCAAAGAAGCCCAAGAGAGAACTTTAACGGAAGAATGGACAGAAAAATGGAAGGAAGCGGCTATCATACTGAAGGAACAGAAAGCCCTAGCCTTGAAACGGACCGGGCTAGGCGTAATGCTCGACTCCGATCAACCCCATCTAGTTGGGATTGATGAGGATGTCTTGAGCACTGGAATCACTCTTTACCATTTGAAGGAGGGAGAGACGTTCATAGGAACCAGTCTAACGAACCCAGACATTGCCCTAAAAGGAGCTTGTCTCGAAGACAATCATTGTCGGATTGTGTTGAAAAATGGTGTTGCCACCTTAATTCCATTCGAGGATGCACTTTGTATGGTGAATGCCTCCTTGATAACGAGTCCAGTGAAGCTGTCCCAAGGATGCGTTGTGGTTCTTGGCAAAACGAACATGTTCAGATACAACGACCCGAAAGAGGCGGCAAGTATGAGGAAAAATAATGATTTCCTGAACAAACAGGGCGAAGATCTGATGAATAGGTCCCTTCTCAGTCAATCCCTTTCGGATTTGAGGAACACCAACAGGGCATTAACCACCGTCGATGGAAAGCATCATCTATCGGAGGGGAATATCAAAGAGATTGATTACAAGCAGTCAGTGTTAGAGCTTATCAGTGAAACTGGCGTCGAAACATTCCCTCAAACCTCCTCCAATGAAATCCCTGACAACGAAATAATGTCCGCGAAAAGCAATTTCGAATTTGAACCAAAAGAGTCTTCAAGCCGTGATCAAGAAAAACTCTCTCCGTCCTTTGGTGCTAACAGTACGGGTGATGAGGTGGACGAGCTTTATAAGCTTATTTGCCACCAAAAAGAAGTGATAATGACCTGCCTTGAGTCAGACCAATGTGATATTCAAAACTTGAACGACGAAATCgtcaagttgaaaaatatgCAAGAAGAGTATACCAAGCTGGAGGTGTCATCCATGAAGAAGTTGTGGAGATCCGTTCATTTCACTGGCAACCGATTCTCTGACGATTTATTTGACTCCTTCGATGAAAAGTTTGATGCTTTGGTCGAGCAAGAAGTCGATCGACGGCTTTTTCAAGATCGAGTTTTGAAGTCTACGGAATCGATTGCCAGAGACAAGGAACTTGAAAGGATCAAAAGAGATCAGCAAATGTTGGACCTGCAAAGGCACCATgagaaagaaatatatttgctCCGAAAGCGCCTTCATGAATTTCAGCAAGTCAATTCAGAAAGCCCACCTGTTACAAGTTCACAAACTCGTCTCCCAGCCAACATTTCTATTGTACAGTATCAACTGAAAAATGGTAGCCATGTTGAATACAAAGTTGTTATTTGGACCCCAGAGGAAACGTGGACTTTGGAACGACGATTTCGAATGTTCCGTGACCTTCATGTGGCCATGTGTCACAAATACAACGCATTGGTTCAAGGACTTGGTTTTCCTTCCAGACGGCTGTTCGGCAATACTTCAGAAACTGTCGCCGCCGAGAGGCAGCATCAGTTGGAATCTTACTTAAACGCTCTGATTCAAAAGTGCGCGCTCCAACGAGAATGTCCTCTGTACAATTGCTTCTCCGGATATCGCGTTGCCTTTGTGAAGTTCTCGCCCTTCTTCCAGCCTCCTTAG
- the LOC131881908 gene encoding dopamine receptor 1-like, with translation MFTLIVVAIIGNGLILFAISSRKTLQKLPNLFIASLAFADMFVAIFVMPFALVNDFGNWPFEKTVCILWISTDVLCSTASITNLCAISLERYIHVKNPLQYFKWITKSNVLISIAGIWISSCLVSCVPVFMDIHSGNNFKHFHLKNGTCSPSFSFEYSVLSSLFSFFAPCCIMLLIYYHVYQLAQHHMESIRHLNEPLLRLRKIHLNQKTCHSSEQVPSVFRKSGRRVIKRSRFLKTISNSPHVQEHKAAITIGILMGVFMLCWTPFFIVNILAGMCTKCVSETTFQAFSWLGYSNSAFNPIIYSIFNSEFRRAFASILFRK, from the coding sequence ATGTTCACTTTAATCGTGGTGGCCATTATTGGCAACGGATTGATTCTTTTCGCGATCTCCTCCCGCAAAACGTTGCAAAAGCTGCCCAATTTGTTCATCGCGTCTTTGGCCTTTGCCGATATGTTTGTGGCCATTTTCGTGATGCCCTTTGCCCTCGTGAATGATTTTGGAAACTGGCCTTTCGAGAAGACGGTTTGCATTCTGTGGATCTCAACTGACGTTTTGTGTAGCACTGCCAGCATCACGAATCTCTGTGCTATTTCTTTGGAACGATACATCCATGTCAAGAATCCTCTTCAGTACTTTAAATGGATCACAAAATCGAATGTACTCATTTCGATAGCTGGCATTTGGATCAGTTCCTGTTTGGTCTCGTGTGTTCCCGTGTTTATGGATATTCATTCAGGGAacaatttcaagcatttccaTCTGAAGAATGGCACGTGTAGCCCAAGTTTTAGCTTTGAATATTCGGTCTTGTCTTCTTTGTTTTCGTTTTTTGCGCCTTGTTGTATAATGCTTTTGATCTATTATCATGTGTATCAACTTGCCCAGCATCACATGGAGAGCATAAGGCATCTCAATGAGCCACTTTTAAGATTGAGGAAGATCCATCTGAACCAGAAGACATGTCACTCCTCAGAACAGGTTCCATCTGTGTTCCGGAAATCCGGACGACGTGTTATTAAGAGGTCTCGCTTTCTGAAGACCATCTCGAATTCACCTCATGTTCAAGAGCACAAAGCCGCCATTACAATAGGAATATTGATGGGTGTTTTCATGCTTTGTTGGACGCCTTTCTTCATTGTGAATATCTTGGCAGGAATGTGTACCAAATGCGTGTCAGAAACAACGTTTCAAGCTTTTTCTTGGTTGGGATATTCAAATTCTGCGTTTAATCCGATTATCTACTCTATCTTTAACTCGGAATTCAGAAGAGCTTTTGCGTCCATTCTGTTCAGGAAATAA
- the LOC131881902 gene encoding LOW QUALITY PROTEIN: zinc finger MYND domain-containing protein 11-like (The sequence of the model RefSeq protein was modified relative to this genomic sequence to represent the inferred CDS: inserted 1 base in 1 codon) yields the protein MAQTGPPPGPPPGSSASYTLSAASTWPVTGSGVAPAAGLTPARVWLGTGPGEVSGVGGSGLLNGGRDIRRSSEPFRAQQLWDAIRAVRXQKQIPAITRMARYMNRFYQIKKDETQRLLDAAVEDNLIKLERKVGTKGHKAGIEEKAYRLPTPDMLPKERHDWYCFHCHSGGEVVLCAGCHRVFHEACIKSEWSQVQTLINDAWTCNLCKIIQSLPAAFNKKERRDLNHLLGLLIAKIGAKLPSDILARDVPQGYAVSKPSSGGSSLTPEASPNPSHSRSVALVESPNGAEFTRQMSGSDESWRINFLLKEAISIAEIQQKCTANHYRLPDEFRADVQLLVHNAVIFHGGHSVMANLTRQVLRECISDINELSLCRDCYRYANENRDKYWFCKPCRPLHTLVYAKQRGFPYWPAKVIKTTDEIVEVRFFGGYHQKATIESGNIKPISSSIVSLQVKRTSLWNKASEELKKHESLIEKAKKRPDFLQDPFGNPFKLEAEDISEDEANESSEEEEGDQGEPPKALKLSRDEVNGSKEKKELSDDLVSSSSYQETQFISVGVQTSGGKHGKLPAGLTSSDGSPSQLGLGVITEKELKDIVKKMRAEFDQEKKRAVNVATRSLERDLERLKADHATELEELAEMNKEKISESKRKQWCFHCEAEAIYWCCWNTAYCSIECQQDHWHKEHKRNCRRKR from the exons ATGGCTCAGACCGGCCCCCCGCCCGGGCCCCCGCCCGGTTCGTCCGCTAGTTATACGCTCAGTGCCGCGTCCACTTGGCCCGTGACCGGGTCCGGAGTAGCCCCCGCCGCAGGCTTAACACCGGCCCGGGTCTGGCTGGGCACCGGTCCCGGCGAAGTCAGTGGCGTGGGCGGGTCGGGTCTGCTGAATGGCGGACGCGACATTCGCCGCTCGAGCGAGCCCTTCCGGGCCCAACAGTTGTGGGACGCCATTCGGGCCGTCC GTCAGAAACAAATTCCAGCCATCACGCGCATGGCCCGTTACATGAATCGCTTCTATCAAATCAAGAAAG ATGAAACGCAACGCTTGTTGGATGCGGCGGTCGAGGACAACTTGATCAAGTTGGAACGGAAAGTGGGCACCAAAGGTCATAAGGCTGGTATCGAAGAGAAAGCCTATCGCCTGCCCACACCCGATATGTTGCCCAAAGAGCGCCATGATTGGTATTGCTTTCATTGCCATTCGGGGGGCGAGGTGGTGTTGTGCGCGGGTTGCCATCGCGTCTTCCACGAAGCCTGTATCAAAAGCGAATGGTCCCAAGTTCAAACCCTCATCAACGACGCCTGGACCTGCAATTTGTGCAAG ATCATTCAGTCCCTGCCCGCCGCTTTTAATAAGAAGGAGCGTCGCGATCTCAATCACCTCCTGGGTCTACTCATTGCCAAAATCGGAGCCAAGTTACCCTCCGATATCTTGGCCCGGGACGTGCCTCAAGGCTATGCTGTGTCCAAACCCTCGTCCGGGGGTTCGAGTCTCACGCCCGAAGCGTCGCCCAATCCCAGCCATAGCCGATCCGTGGCCTTAGTTGAATCGCCCAATGGAGCGGAATTCACTCGGCAGATGTCGGGCTCCGATGAATCTTGGCGCATCAATTTCTTGCTGAAAGAAGCCATCTCCATTGCCGAAATTCAACAAAAGTGCACGGCCAACCATTATCGGCTACCCGATGAATTTCGGGCTGATGTGCAGTTACTGGTCCATAATGCCGTCATTTTTCATGGGG GACATAGTGTCATGGCCAATCTCACCCGGCAAGTGCTACGAGAGTGTATTTCGGATATCAATGAGTTGTCACTTTGTCGGGATTGCTATCGTTATGCCAATGAAAACCGTGATAAATATTGGTTTTGTAAGCCGTGTCGACCCTTACACACGTTGGTGTACGCCAAACAAAGAGGGTTTCCATATTGGCCAGCGAAAGTCATCAAAACCACCGACGAGATAGTAGAAGTCAGATTTTTTGGAGGCTACCATCAAAAGGCCACCATCGAAAGTGGAAACATCAAACCCATTTCCAGCAGCATAGTATCTCTCCAG GTCAAACGTACGTCGTTGTGGAATAAGGCCTCCGAGGAGTTAAAAAAGCATGAGTCCTTGAtagaaaaggccaagaaaagacccgactttcttcaagaccCGTTTGGAAATCCCTTTAAACTGGAGGCCGAGGATATCAGTGAGGATGAGGCAAACGAGTCctctgaagaagaagaaggagaccAAGGGGAGCCACCCAAAGCCTTAAAATTGTCCCGAGACGAAGTCAATGGaagcaaggaaaagaag GAGCTCTCGGACGACTTGGtgtcttcatcatcatatcAAGAAACTCAATTTATCAGTGTCGGCGTTCAAACCTCCGGAGGCAAACACGGAAAACTTCCTGCCGGGTTAACTTCGTCGGATGGCTCCCCGTCACAGTTAGGTCTTGGAGTGATAACAGAAAAGGAGCTCAAAGACATCGTCAAGAAG ATGCGCGCTGAATTTGATCAGGAAAAGAAACGCGCCGTGAATGTGGCGACTAGAAGTCTGGAACGAGATCTGGAGCGCTTGAAAGCTGATCATGCCACAGAGTTAGAGGAGCTCGCGGAAATGAATAAGGAGAAGATATCTGAAAGTAAACGAAAACAATGG TGTTTTCATTGCGAGGCCGAAGCTATTTACTGGTGTTGTTGGAACACTGCCTATTGCTCAATCGAATGTCAACAGGATCATTGGCATAAAGAGCACAAACGAAATTGTCGCCGAAAACGATAA
- the LOC131881910 gene encoding MOB kinase activator-like 3, which translates to MNIAVSFSSFFEKGKTFRPKKKFSPGTLKYSLHKQAQASLNSGVNLQEAIKLPPGEDFNDWLAVHVVDFFNRINLIYGTVCEQCTDTTCPRMSGGPKYEYLWQDGDKYKKPTHLPANKYISLLMDWIESQINDESIFPVTTDVQFPKNFASVCKKILTRLYRVFVHVYVHHFDRLMSIGAEPHVNTCYKHFYYFVMEFSLLNSKELEPLKEMTLRICCDFHVSNYNK; encoded by the exons ATGAACATCGCTGTGAGcttcagttcctttttcgaaaaaggaaaaacatttaGGCCCAaaaagaa GTTTTCGCCTGGAACGTTGAAATATTCCCTTCACAAGCAAGCTCAAGCATCTCTGAATTCTGGAGTAAACCTTCAAGAGGCAA TCAAGCTACCACCAGGGGAAGACTTCAACGACTGGTTGGCAGTTCATGTTGTGGACTTTTTTAACCGAATCAACTTGATTTATGGCACGGTTTGCGAACAATGTACAGATACCACGTGCCCTCGGATGTCAGGTGGaccaaaatatgaatatttatGGCAAGACGGAGACAAGTACAAAAAGCCCACACATTTACCTGCTAATAAATATATCAGCTTATTGATGGATTGGATTGAATCTCAAATCAACGATGAATCTATATTTCCCGTAACAACCGATgttcaatttcccaaaaattTTGCGTCTGTGTGTAAGAAAATTCTCACCAGATTGTATCGAGTATTTGTACACGTGTATGTGCACCATTTTGACCGATTAATGAGTATTGGAGCCGAACCCCATGTAAACACTTGCTATaaacatttttattattttgtaATGGAATTCTCCCTGCTGAACTCAAAAGAATTGGAACCACTGAAGGAAATGACCTTGCGAATTTGTTGTGACTTTCATGTTTCGAATTATAATAAATAA